From one Nocardioides scoriae genomic stretch:
- the sigK gene encoding ECF RNA polymerase sigma factor SigK, which produces MKQSGNATSGSPFGGPEVSVDPVQEGEVVHLVPAGDQLAELLRRSARGDEVAFAELYDATSVRAFGLARRVVRDPAQAEEVTQEAYLEVWRTASRFDATKGSALSWIFTLIHRKAVDRVRSAEASTRRETTYHHENQTTEHDSTAEAVHASMEARRVRAALGDLTEVQREALELAYFKGYTHTEVATMLDLPLGTAKTRIRDGLIRLRDTWGVGQ; this is translated from the coding sequence GTGAAGCAGAGCGGCAACGCGACCTCCGGCTCCCCCTTCGGCGGGCCGGAGGTCTCCGTCGACCCGGTCCAGGAGGGCGAGGTCGTCCACCTGGTCCCGGCCGGCGACCAGCTCGCGGAGCTGCTGCGACGCAGCGCCCGCGGTGACGAGGTCGCCTTCGCCGAGCTCTACGACGCCACGTCGGTGCGGGCCTTCGGGCTCGCCCGCCGCGTGGTGCGGGACCCGGCACAGGCCGAGGAGGTCACGCAGGAGGCCTACCTCGAGGTCTGGCGCACCGCCAGCCGCTTCGACGCCACCAAGGGCAGCGCGCTGTCCTGGATCTTCACCCTGATCCACCGCAAGGCCGTCGACCGGGTCCGCTCGGCCGAGGCCAGCACCCGTCGCGAGACGACGTACCACCACGAGAACCAGACGACCGAGCACGACTCCACCGCCGAAGCCGTGCACGCGTCCATGGAAGCCCGCCGCGTCCGCGCGGCCCTGGGCGACCTGACCGAGGTCCAGCGAGAAGCGCTGGAGCTCGCCTACTTCAAGGGCTACACCCACACGGAGGTGGCGACGATGCTCGACCTCCCGCTGGGCACGGCCAAGACACGCATCCGCGACGGACTGATCCGTCTGCGAGACACATGGGGGGTGGGACAGTGA
- a CDS encoding anti-sigma factor, producing MTSSIHALSGAYVVDALDDEERSVFEEHLTGCRDCQVEVAELREAAAVLPESTLETPPASLRASVLAGVATVRPLPPEVDAAERVVPVRDEAPTADVVPLAPRRRGRRLANLAAAAVVLGVVGVGAVTQPWEPERSAPSATLSVADRVLSADDAEEVTQRFPDGSSATVTRSRAEGKAVLTTKRMAAPPSGRVFEMWLRDAEGRMRPAGLMTSGGDQTFVLRGDGATATGVGITVEPEGGSSAPTSDPIAMMDLGQGTA from the coding sequence GTGACGTCATCGATCCACGCGCTGTCCGGTGCCTACGTCGTCGACGCGCTCGACGACGAGGAACGGTCCGTCTTCGAGGAGCACCTGACCGGCTGCCGCGACTGCCAGGTCGAGGTGGCCGAGCTCCGCGAGGCCGCCGCCGTCCTGCCCGAGTCCACCCTCGAGACGCCGCCCGCCTCGCTGCGCGCCTCCGTGCTGGCCGGCGTCGCCACCGTGCGACCGCTGCCGCCCGAGGTCGACGCCGCCGAGCGGGTCGTCCCGGTCCGCGACGAGGCCCCGACCGCCGACGTCGTGCCGCTGGCACCGCGTCGCCGCGGCCGCCGCCTGGCCAACCTGGCCGCCGCCGCCGTCGTCCTCGGCGTGGTCGGCGTCGGCGCCGTGACGCAGCCGTGGGAGCCCGAGCGCAGCGCCCCGTCGGCCACCCTCTCGGTCGCCGACCGCGTGCTGTCGGCCGACGACGCCGAAGAGGTCACCCAGCGCTTCCCCGACGGGTCGAGCGCCACCGTGACCCGCTCGAGGGCCGAAGGCAAGGCCGTGCTGACCACCAAGCGGATGGCTGCGCCGCCCAGCGGCCGCGTCTTCGAGATGTGGCTGCGCGACGCCGAGGGCCGGATGCGTCCCGCCGGCCTGATGACCTCGGGCGGCGACCAGACCTTCGTGCTCCGCGGTGACGGCGCCACCGCCACCGGCGTCGGCATCACCGTCGAGCCCGAGGGCGGCTCCTCGGCCCCCACGTCCGACCCGATCGCGATGATGGACCTCGGGCAGGGCACTGCATGA
- a CDS encoding FAD-dependent oxidoreductase: protein MTRPAPDRVAVIGSGVAGLLAAHVLARGGVRVTLLEADARLGGHADTHEVETGDPAVGRIAVDTGFIVHNHRTYPHLLRLFDELGVSTQESEMSMSVRADAPIDRLGGLEYAGALGAGGLFPSATNLRRPAYLRMLVEIPRFHRMAHRLLEETDGGTSVADDGETLGDFLDRGGFSPLFRTHFMESLVACVWSCDPEVAREYPARYLFSFLRHHGMLGVFGSPTWRTVTGGSREYVGRVAAGLDDVRTSTKVTSVLETADGVQVTDGNGEVERFDAVVVATHPGQALGMLAEPTALQAEVLSAMPYSPNTAQLHTDTSVLPRLPRARASWNYLRRASAPGRTVTVTYDMTRLMRLPVPADGTRYLVTLGGEDLVDQSRVIATMQYEHPIYTPASVAAQRLLPEIDTERVVFAGAYHGWGFHEDGARSGVDAAARLGVEWGPARVRVPALEVSREPTAYATTIRHTRRRPFRRSFSHRSTTWLVDLDHLPDHGVLRGVKGSFEARDHLGDPDGTLKGNVEHFLRLNGVETDGGRIVMAANARALGHCFNPISVFWCHRRDGDLAGVVVEVHNTYGDRHAYLVHPDEQGRARTEKQMYVSPFHGTDGWYDVAVPTPGQRLRVAVTLHTDDGATFSASLDGERSGVSALRAAPAALRHTLLIHVHGVWLWARRLGIRPRPEHPRQEGVTS, encoded by the coding sequence ATGACCCGCCCCGCACCCGACCGCGTGGCCGTCATCGGCAGCGGGGTCGCCGGGCTGCTGGCCGCCCACGTGCTCGCGCGCGGCGGCGTCCGGGTGACGCTGCTCGAGGCCGACGCCCGGCTCGGCGGCCACGCCGACACCCACGAGGTCGAGACCGGTGACCCCGCCGTCGGACGGATCGCGGTCGACACCGGCTTCATCGTGCACAACCACCGCACCTACCCCCACCTGCTGCGCCTGTTCGACGAGCTCGGCGTCTCCACCCAGGAGTCGGAGATGTCGATGTCGGTGCGCGCCGACGCGCCCATCGACCGCCTCGGCGGCCTGGAGTACGCCGGAGCGCTGGGGGCCGGCGGACTGTTCCCGTCGGCGACCAACCTGCGCCGGCCGGCGTACCTGCGGATGCTGGTCGAGATCCCGCGCTTCCACCGCATGGCCCACCGGCTGCTCGAGGAGACCGACGGCGGCACGAGCGTGGCCGACGACGGCGAGACGCTCGGCGACTTCCTGGACCGCGGCGGCTTCAGCCCGCTGTTCCGGACCCACTTCATGGAGTCGCTCGTCGCCTGCGTGTGGTCGTGCGACCCCGAGGTGGCCCGCGAGTACCCCGCCCGCTACCTGTTCAGCTTCCTGCGCCACCACGGCATGCTCGGCGTCTTCGGCTCGCCGACGTGGCGCACCGTCACCGGCGGCTCGCGCGAGTACGTCGGTCGCGTGGCCGCCGGCCTCGACGACGTCCGCACCTCCACCAAGGTCACCTCCGTCCTCGAGACCGCCGACGGCGTGCAGGTCACCGACGGCAACGGCGAGGTCGAGCGGTTCGACGCCGTCGTCGTGGCCACCCACCCGGGCCAGGCCCTGGGGATGCTCGCCGAGCCGACCGCGCTGCAGGCCGAGGTGCTCTCCGCGATGCCCTACTCCCCCAACACCGCGCAGCTGCACACCGACACCAGCGTGCTGCCCCGGCTGCCCCGCGCCCGCGCGTCGTGGAACTACCTGCGCCGCGCCTCGGCACCCGGACGCACGGTGACCGTCACCTACGACATGACGCGGCTGATGCGCCTGCCGGTCCCGGCCGACGGCACCCGCTACCTCGTCACGCTGGGCGGCGAGGACCTCGTCGACCAGTCGCGGGTGATCGCGACGATGCAGTACGAGCACCCGATCTACACCCCGGCCTCGGTCGCGGCGCAGCGGCTGCTGCCCGAGATCGACACCGAGCGGGTCGTCTTCGCCGGCGCCTACCACGGCTGGGGCTTCCACGAGGACGGCGCGCGCTCCGGCGTCGACGCCGCCGCCCGGCTGGGCGTCGAGTGGGGACCGGCCCGGGTCCGCGTGCCGGCCCTGGAGGTCTCCCGCGAGCCCACGGCGTACGCCACCACGATCCGGCACACCCGTCGCCGGCCGTTCCGGCGCAGCTTCTCCCACCGGTCGACCACCTGGCTGGTCGACCTCGACCACCTGCCCGACCACGGGGTGCTGCGCGGCGTGAAGGGCAGCTTCGAGGCGCGCGACCACCTCGGCGACCCCGACGGCACCCTCAAGGGCAACGTCGAGCACTTCCTGCGCCTCAACGGCGTCGAGACCGACGGCGGCCGCATCGTCATGGCCGCCAACGCCCGCGCGCTCGGCCACTGCTTCAACCCCATCAGCGTCTTCTGGTGCCACCGCCGCGACGGCGACCTGGCCGGGGTCGTGGTCGAGGTGCACAACACCTACGGCGACCGCCACGCCTACCTCGTCCACCCCGACGAGCAGGGCCGCGCCCGCACCGAGAAGCAGATGTACGTCTCGCCGTTCCACGGCACCGACGGCTGGTACGACGTGGCCGTCCCGACGCCCGGCCAGCGGCTCCGCGTCGCGGTCACCCTGCACACCGACGACGGCGCCACCTTCAGCGCCTCCCTCGACGGCGAGCGCTCCGGCGTCTCCGCGCTGCGTGCGGCCCCCGCCGCCCTGCGCCACACCCTGCTCATCCACGTCCACGGCGTCTGGCTGTGGGCACGACGGCTCGGGATCCGACCGCGACCCGAGCACCCGCGACAGGAAGGGGTCACCTCATGA
- a CDS encoding SAM-dependent methyltransferase — MTTTPARSATRWPGLDTVPSGVRTEVSARIARKIFHAAVRRLPVTVRDGAEVVGLGGPEMVVHRPDEFYRRVGSDGLIGFGEAYLTGAWDAEDLGGFLTVLAAEMPRLVPGWMQKLRAVYVKRPPSMHRNTTDNTRDNIAHHYDLSNDLFRVFLDETLSYSSALFDTSLTRVVADGRRHLVATPPEGGAEDGGEPLAQAQARKVERLLDQAGVTEGTRVLEIGTGWGELAIRAARRGATVHSVTLSREQLELAEQRVAAAGYADQVDIALCDYRLVEGEFDAVVSVEMIEAVGHEYWSTYFQTIDRLLAPGGRVGIQAITMPHDRMLATRHTYTWINKYIFPGGFLPSVRALEEVTAADTSLRISDRLSFGTHYADTLERWDLAFREAHEQVAALGFDATFERMWHFYLEYSRAGFASGYLDVQQLTFERTRA, encoded by the coding sequence ATGACCACCACCCCTGCCCGCTCCGCCACCCGGTGGCCGGGGCTGGACACCGTCCCCTCGGGGGTGCGCACCGAGGTCTCGGCCCGCATCGCCCGCAAGATCTTCCACGCGGCCGTGCGCCGGCTCCCGGTGACCGTGCGCGACGGCGCCGAGGTCGTGGGCCTCGGCGGGCCCGAGATGGTCGTGCACCGCCCCGACGAGTTCTACCGCCGGGTCGGCTCCGACGGCCTCATCGGCTTCGGCGAGGCCTACCTGACCGGGGCCTGGGACGCCGAGGACCTCGGCGGCTTCCTCACCGTGCTGGCGGCCGAGATGCCGCGGCTGGTGCCGGGCTGGATGCAGAAGCTGCGCGCGGTCTACGTCAAGCGCCCGCCCTCGATGCACCGCAACACCACCGACAACACCCGCGACAACATCGCGCACCACTACGACCTGTCGAACGACCTGTTCCGGGTCTTCCTCGACGAGACGCTGAGCTACTCCTCCGCGCTGTTCGACACCTCGCTGACCCGCGTGGTCGCCGACGGTCGTCGCCACCTGGTCGCCACGCCGCCCGAGGGCGGCGCGGAGGACGGCGGCGAGCCCCTCGCGCAGGCCCAGGCCCGCAAGGTCGAGCGGCTGCTCGACCAGGCCGGCGTCACCGAGGGCACCCGCGTGCTGGAGATCGGCACCGGCTGGGGCGAGCTGGCCATCCGGGCCGCCCGCCGCGGCGCGACGGTCCACTCCGTGACGCTCTCGCGCGAGCAGCTCGAGCTGGCCGAGCAGCGGGTCGCGGCGGCCGGGTACGCCGACCAGGTCGACATCGCGCTGTGCGACTACCGCCTCGTCGAGGGCGAGTTCGACGCGGTCGTCTCGGTCGAGATGATCGAGGCGGTCGGCCACGAGTACTGGTCGACGTACTTCCAGACCATCGACCGGCTGCTCGCCCCCGGCGGCCGGGTCGGGATCCAGGCGATCACGATGCCGCACGACCGGATGCTGGCCACCCGCCACACCTACACGTGGATCAACAAGTACATCTTCCCCGGCGGCTTCCTGCCCTCGGTGCGCGCGCTCGAGGAGGTCACCGCGGCCGACACCTCGCTGCGGATCAGCGACCGGCTCTCCTTCGGCACCCACTACGCCGACACCCTGGAGCGCTGGGACCTCGCCTTCCGCGAGGCCCACGAGCAGGTGGCCGCGCTCGGCTTCGACGCGACCTTCGAGCGGATGTGGCACTTCTACCTCGAGTACTCCCGGGCGGGCTTCGCCTCGGGCTACCTCGACGTCCAGCAGCTCACCTTCGAGAGGACCCGCGCATGA
- a CDS encoding SAM-dependent methyltransferase: protein MTATQDRAPSTTQGGGVAERLAEALRPFVGGDLPVRLRAWDGSETGPLDAPLVELRTPDAIRRLLWHPGELGAAQAYVTGEIEVHHDLDAALTHVWSVAAERGLSGVRPSPKAFVQALRTAVDVGALGRPPAPPASQARLRGRLHSKLRDSRAISHHYDLSNEFYSLILEPQMAYSCGYHRSDDPSYTVEDAQRDKLDLVCTKLGLEPGMRFLDIGCGWGSLSLHAAEHFGAQVVGVTIAAEQKKFIDERIRERGLEDRVEIRLQDYREIPEAHGRGAGPFDAVGSLEMGEHVGERNYATYARVLHDAVKPGGRVLIQQMSRAGGRNGHPGGGPFIESFIAPDMTMRPVGETVAYLERGGLEVRDVHGMREHYVKTVAGWLENFEAHQAELTALTDEEVVRVWRLYLVGGAMAFRDGRMGVDQILMVRPGAAHTLPAVRDF, encoded by the coding sequence ATGACCGCGACCCAGGACCGCGCCCCGAGCACCACGCAGGGCGGCGGCGTGGCCGAGCGGCTCGCCGAGGCGCTGCGGCCCTTCGTGGGCGGCGACCTGCCGGTGCGGCTGCGTGCGTGGGACGGCTCGGAGACCGGGCCGCTCGACGCGCCGCTGGTCGAGCTGCGCACCCCCGACGCCATCCGGCGGCTGCTGTGGCACCCGGGCGAGCTCGGGGCCGCGCAGGCCTACGTGACCGGCGAGATCGAGGTCCACCACGACCTCGACGCCGCGCTCACCCACGTCTGGTCGGTGGCCGCCGAGCGCGGCCTGTCCGGCGTGCGCCCCTCGCCGAAGGCGTTCGTCCAGGCGCTGCGCACCGCCGTCGACGTCGGCGCCCTGGGCCGGCCCCCGGCCCCGCCCGCCTCGCAGGCGCGCCTGCGCGGGCGCCTGCACAGCAAGCTGCGCGACAGCCGCGCCATCAGCCACCACTACGACCTGTCCAACGAGTTCTACTCGCTCATCCTCGAGCCCCAGATGGCCTACTCGTGCGGCTACCACCGCAGCGACGACCCGTCGTACACGGTGGAGGACGCGCAGCGCGACAAGCTCGACCTGGTCTGCACCAAGCTCGGCCTCGAGCCCGGCATGCGCTTCCTCGACATCGGCTGCGGCTGGGGCTCGCTGTCGCTGCACGCCGCCGAGCACTTCGGCGCCCAGGTCGTCGGCGTGACGATCGCCGCCGAGCAGAAGAAGTTCATCGACGAGCGGATCCGCGAGCGCGGGCTCGAGGACCGGGTGGAGATCCGGCTCCAGGACTACCGCGAGATCCCCGAGGCCCACGGCCGGGGCGCAGGGCCGTTCGACGCCGTCGGCTCGCTCGAGATGGGCGAGCACGTCGGGGAGCGCAACTACGCGACGTACGCCCGGGTGCTGCACGACGCCGTCAAGCCGGGCGGCCGCGTGCTGATCCAGCAGATGTCGCGCGCCGGTGGCCGCAATGGCCACCCGGGCGGCGGCCCGTTCATCGAGTCGTTCATCGCCCCCGACATGACCATGCGGCCCGTGGGCGAGACCGTCGCCTACCTCGAGCGCGGGGGGCTCGAGGTGCGCGACGTCCACGGGATGCGCGAGCACTACGTCAAGACGGTGGCGGGCTGGCTGGAGAACTTCGAGGCCCACCAGGCCGAGCTGACCGCGCTCACCGACGAGGAGGTCGTGCGGGTCTGGCGGCTCTACCTCGTCGGGGGCGCGATGGCCTTCCGCGACGGCCGCATGGGCGTCGACCAGATCCTCATGGTGCGACCCGGCGCCGCCCACACCCTGCCCGCGGTGCGAGACTTCTGA
- a CDS encoding DUF1295 domain-containing protein gives MLTVLLASLVAVALLMVATALLARRMGRVVIVDATWGFGFVLVALVCALVGDAGVRWLLLVMVGLWGLRLGRHTLQRLLATDEEDPRYAELLDGKPYSFAVTRVFLTQGLAMWFVSLPVQVAAVTETRWTWLVVVGVVVWAVGLVFETVGDAQLSAYRARPRESRPQVMDQGLWRYTRHPNYFGDACVWWGVWTVGLGGGLVGLATVLSPVVMTYFLVFATGARLLEKTMMKRAGYPEYAARTSMFVPLPPRKVAVS, from the coding sequence GTGCTGACCGTCCTCCTGGCCTCGCTCGTCGCGGTCGCGCTGCTCATGGTGGCGACCGCCCTGCTGGCCCGGAGGATGGGCCGGGTCGTCATCGTCGACGCCACCTGGGGCTTCGGCTTCGTGCTGGTCGCGCTGGTGTGCGCCCTGGTCGGCGACGCTGGCGTGCGCTGGCTGCTGCTGGTCATGGTCGGCCTGTGGGGCCTGCGGCTGGGGCGCCACACGCTGCAGCGGCTGCTGGCCACCGACGAGGAGGACCCGCGCTACGCCGAGCTCCTCGACGGCAAGCCCTACTCGTTCGCCGTGACGCGGGTGTTCCTCACCCAGGGCCTGGCGATGTGGTTCGTGTCCCTGCCGGTCCAGGTCGCCGCGGTCACCGAGACCCGCTGGACCTGGCTGGTGGTGGTCGGCGTCGTGGTGTGGGCCGTCGGCCTGGTCTTCGAGACCGTCGGCGACGCGCAGCTCTCGGCGTACCGCGCCCGGCCTCGCGAGAGCCGCCCGCAGGTGATGGACCAGGGCCTGTGGCGCTACACCCGCCACCCCAACTACTTCGGCGACGCCTGCGTCTGGTGGGGCGTCTGGACCGTCGGCCTCGGCGGTGGCCTGGTCGGGCTGGCCACGGTCCTCTCCCCCGTGGTGATGACCTACTTCCTCGTCTTCGCGACCGGCGCCAGGCTGCTGGAGAAGACCATGATGAAGCGCGCGGGCTACCCGGAGTACGCCGCCCGCACCTCGATGTTCGTCCCCCTGCCGCCCCGCAAGGTGGCCGTCTCCTAG